The following nucleotide sequence is from Ahniella affigens.
AACCGATGACTGTATTGATCGCAACTTCGCGGGCGATCTTGGGATCGACCGGAGCTGCTGCCGGCGCCGGCTCGGGCGCCCCACCAAACAAATTGCGCCAGCTGAAAGCAGGCTTGGCGTTACCCTGCCTCTTGTTAAAGGCTTCCACCCCAAGCTTGTCGACGACGCGCTCGGCAATTGGGCGCGAGCGCAGAATTTCGTACTGGGTCTGGTAGTACTCGCCAAAGTCCCAGCCTTGTGAGCCGCGATACACTTCCTCGATCGACACAAACCGCGCGGCCTGCCGCTCGATCAGCATCGTCGCTGTGGCGTCGTAGAGTGGCACTTCCGACATGGCCCGGAGCGCCGAAATCACGCCACCGACAATCATGAGCACCAGGATGCCCCATTTATAGCGGAACAGGATGCGCAGGTAATCCTGCAGATTCGGCAACTCACGTTGCTCTGGCCCCTCAAGCTCGAGCTCTTCGGGACGGGATACGCTGTTCATGGCAAAGTTGCGCTGGCCTCGGAATAGGTGAATGTTAGCAGCCGGACTGTTAATGAGGGCCCGAACCAGTCCATCCTGGACTTTCAGACCCATATTGGGCCCGGCCGGTTTCCGGACTCAGCGTGGGTTGGCACGCCATGACAAACTGCGCAGGCCGCCTTTAGAAGAAGCTCTCTTCGACCGTGACGATGTCGCCCGGGCTCACCAGGGCGTCCATTGCAACCTGCCGTTTTTGGGTGTCGCCTTCCGCGATGAGTGAAATGCGCTTGTCCGACGCGCGCTCGGTCAGCCCACCGGCCAATGACACCGCCTTACGTACGGTGAGCCCGGGCTGGAACGGAAAGCTGCCCGGCGTCTTCACCTGGCCGTTGACGAATACCGGTCGATACTCAGAAACCGTCACGGTGACTTTCGGGTCAACCAGGTAATCCCCGGCGAGACCATCGCGAATGATGGTTTCGAGCTGCTTTGGCGTCATGCCGGTCGCCGGGATCGCGCCGAGAAACGGATACGACAGACGACCATTCTGCGGAATCTTGGTCGTGACGGTCAGATCAGGCTCGCCAAATACTTCGACCAGCACGGTGTCGCCCGGGCCGAGCCGATAGTCGGCGAATGCATCCAAGTCACGTGTGGCATTGCCCGGTGCCGCAGCAAACGCTGCACCGGCCACCCAGAGGAAGCCGATCAAGCAATAGTGGGCAATCCAACGCACGAACATGACTCAGCAACCTCCATCACCCGATTGGCTGCAGAGTCTACGCTCTTAAAGCGATGCTTCGAGTGAAAACAACAGCGTCTGGCGCTGGTAGTTAAGCTCCGGTATATCCGAATTTCGGTCGTAGGACTTGAATCCGGCGCCAAAGCGCAACCATGGCGAAATCTGATACTGACCGGCGACGCCGTAGTAGTTGGAATCATCGCTACGACCCTGCCGATCTGGCTGCAGACCGAGGCCGCGATATTCCTCATTGGCGTTGCCAATATCGATTTGTGTCGACCAACGTTCCGACCATTGATGCGACCAGGCCAGCGCAATGTCTTCGCGCAGAATGTAGTCGCCATAGCCGTTCGTTTCGTCCGTTTCGCGGCCGGTACTCAGCTCAATGACCGAATAGGTACGCGGCTTGTACGATACGCCCGCGCGCCAACTGAGACCACTGAAGTCGTCACGCGCGGGGTCGTCGAAGTCCTTTTGCACTTGTCCAACCAGGATCGTGCCGCTGGTCTTGGCCGTGGCATCAAACTCTACGCCAACATACTGATGCCGCTCAGTGTTATCGAGCGTCGCATCGTCGTAGTCAGCCTCGATCTGATCAAGCCGGACCAGCGCCGATGTCTTGGGTGCCAATCGCCAGTAAAACGCGCCACCAAGCAAGAAGTCGTCGCGGTCGCGGAATCGCGTGTACTCGCGATTGTTCTGGTAGTCGACAAAGGTCTGCCGGGCTTCAAATTCCAGGCGACCGCGCGCGCCGGGCGCGCCGAATCGATAGCGGGCACCGACCGTGCTGTTGTCGTATTCATCCGGATTCAGCGGCAACAGGGCCAAATTGCCCTCGCGCGCTGCTGTGCCGCGGGCGTCATGACCGCGACGCCAGCCGGCATCAACCGAAAATGCGTGGCGCACGACCGGGTTGTACAACCATTCGCCAGATAAGCCGTAGTCGATGTAGTCGTCCTGACTGGAACTGTCGTACCAGCCAAAGTCCATGGACGCCGTTCCAGTGAAGCGGTTCCGCGCGTCGCCGGATTGCAGCCGGACACCTGGTGACAGGCGCGTTACCAAGGAATCGATCTCGTCATGCGACGTCAACGCAACGTTGCTGTCGTAGCCGACACTGAGGCCGACGGTCGGCATGACCCGCATGGGGCCCAAATCAAAGCCGTCGCCGACCGCAAGAGCATGGCCAGACAAGGCGCTGATAAGTGTTGTTAGGAGCAATCGCTTCATGAAATTCCGGCCCGGTACCCGATTCTCTTGTAGTTTCAACTATTTCGACAACATTTCTCAAGACTTACGTAGCATTTTTGTGCACACGCTCAGCAATGATTTGAAATATATCATGCGGATTTGGACTGTCTGCTCCAGCCCGACCCTGCCAACCAGGCAGAAAGCGGCCCAAATTCCCTGGTCCGGGCAGACCCGGACCAGGGCGACGCTGGTTGGCCCACCATCGATCGCGCGTCGGTCAAGAATGACGCAAAGAACGAGCCAGGACGCTCGTTGCAGACCATGAAGGCACGAGCCAGGGACTGGTCGCTGGGCGGCGTGATATGGCACCAGGGCAAGCGCGCTGCCATTGAAAGCAGCGCTGTCAGCGCCTTGTTGGAGGCGGCAAACCGACACGAAAATTCGCAACTGACGTGATGGAATTCACACTGTGACACCCCGGAGACCTAGAACGCCACTGAACATGTTCCAAGGCAACAGGAAGCATTGAGTCCGGCCCCTGGGCGTCGCCGGGGCAGGCGATTAGCCAGCTCGGTGCGGGTCAGATCGTCCAGGATGGACTGGTTCAGCCCCGCCAAACGGTCGTGTTCCGCGAATCCAGGCCCTGGGTTAGGGCGATCAACCAATGCCGGCAGCACGCGGCCCATCAAAAAAAGCAAACCCAGGCCACTTGGCGTCAGTGTGGCCCGGGCGGCCCATTTCGGGCAAATTTGAGTGATGTTTCGGTGACGTGCGGCGATCAGGCGATGCGGGCGACGTCCCAACCGTTACCTTTGTTCAGTTCGTTCATGGTGCGCAGCGCACGCATGACTTGACGGTGCAGACTCTGCACCTCGCCATAGGGCGAGTTGGCCGTCGCCCGATACGCCGAGACCAACCAGCGACGGATTCCGGATTCCTTGATCTGCCAGACGTTGGACCGGACTTTCGGCAGTGCCACCGCCGCCTGGACGGCCAAGTCAGCCACTTCTTCGGGGCTTGGGGTGACGTGACTGGTCTCGGCCCGGTTCAGCTCGGACAACGCCGTCAGCGCGATTTTGCGCCGCTCGTCTTTCGACAGTTCCGAAATCGCGCCATGCACCACATTGAACTGCCGCACCAGCGCCAGATAACGTGCAAATGCCGTGGTCCGGGAAATCATGCGTTGGGCAACGTTCTGGGTCATGGCAGGTCTCGATACGGGAGATGGCGAGCGGCGTGAACGATGACGGAGCCGGCCCCGCGATGTTGCCAATCCGATCACATAAAGGACTTCGGCGCGACGCGAGATTCTCAATCTGCGACCCAGGACTCAATTTGCGGCGGGGCGCCCTCCCCGATGCCGGCTGCGTTCAGGGCGGTATCTGCGCTATTGAGTTGAACCGGAAGTTCAACTCAATTTATGCCGAACCAATCGTCCCAACTGCCGCCGCCAGGTCCTGCCCAAGCCGCACCGGCTGATCGACTTCGGTGGCCAGCATTTGAAAGCCCTTCGGCAGCACCACGATCACCGTGGAGCCATAGTTGAAACGCCCCATCTCGGCCAGCTTGTCGAGTCGGACGTCTTGACCTCGGTAGTCGCGCACACGCACCCGGTTTGCATAAGGCGGAATCTCATCGCCGCCAAACACGGTCGACACGCCCGAGACCAGCAACGCCCCGACCATGACCACGGCCATCGGTCCGAATTCGGTGTCAAACCGACACACCAGACGCTCATTCCGCGCGAACAGCGCCGGCACGGTGTTGACCGCCGACGGTGACACGCTGAACAGACGACCGGGAACATGCCGGGTCTCGATCAGCTTGCCCGCTGCGGGCATATGAACCCGGTGATAGTCGCGCGGCGACAAGTACACCGTGATAAAGCAGCCACCTTCGAACGCGCTCGCAAAGGAGTGATCGGCCAGCAATTCGGCCAACGAGTAGTCAACCCCTTTCGCCTGCAGGATACGCCCGGCGGTGACGGGCCCAGCCTTGGATACTTTGCCATCCGCCGGCATCAGCACTGGCGCCGCACCGGCCGGGCGCACGCCTGGCTTCAGCGCGCGCGTGAAGAACGCATTGAAGTGCTCGAACTGTTCGATATCGGTGATTTCGGCCTCGGTCCAGTCGACACCGAAACGGGTCGCAATGAACCGGATCATCGCGTTCTTGAACGGCCGAAAGCGCCAGCGTGCCGCGTACAACGCAAGGCGGGACAGGAATCGATGCGGCAACAAATAGGAAACACGAACCAACAGACTCACGGGGACACCAGCGCTTTCAGATCGTTTGCGATTCTTGCGCCATCGTGAGGGGGCTTGATCTCGCCCACCATGCGCGCCTCGGGATCGATCAGCGAAATCTTCGTGCTGTGATCGACTTGGATATCGCCATTCGGCTTTTTCTCGCGAAAGTAGACCACGCCCAAGGACTTGGTCAGGCCCGCCAGCGCCTCATCACTCCCACGCAGCGGCACGACGCGCTCGGAGAAGAACTTCGTGTACTCGGCGAGTACATTGGCCGTATCGCGATCCGGATCGATCGATACGAACACCATTTGAATGCGGTCCAGCGCGGGATCGTCCTGCAGACGCGTTTCAATCTCGCGCATGGTGGCAAGTGTGGTCGGACAAACATCCGGACAATGCGTGAAGCCAAAGAACATCAACGTGAGCTTGCCCTGCAAGTCCTGCTTGGTAAACGCACCGCCTTGCGCGCGCTCCAGCGAGAACTCGGGCAATGGATTGGCCTTGCCAAACAACACCAGGCTGGTGGGTGTAGGGGGCGGCGTGGTGGCTGATTGCTGGCGCGACAGCAGGAAGCCGAGAACGGCTGCCAACACCGCCACCAGCACGATCAATTTCGGTAACCGTGACATGAGCAATCGTCAGTAGAAAGTCAGAGTAGCCCCTGAGTATAACGGGGTAGAACCCTATAATCGGCCTCTTTCTGTGAAGGCCGACCACCATGACCGCCGAACTTGCCAGCATTCTTGACTTCATCCGCTACGGCGCCAGCCGTTTTGCCGCAGCCGGCCTGACCTTTGGCCATGGTTACGACAACGCGCTGGACGAGGCCACGCAGCTGGTGTTGCACGCGCTGCACCTGCCGCATGACCTGAATCCGGTTTACGGTCAGGCGCGTCTCGTAGCGGCCGAAAAAGCTGCCGTGCTCGCGTTGTTTGAACGTCGGATCAACGAACGCAAACCTGCCTGCTACCTCACTGGCGAGGCCTGGTTTGCAGCACTGTCGTTCAAGTGTGACGAGCGCGCGCTGGTGCCACGCTCACCCATTGCCGAGCTCATCGAAGCCGGCTTCGAACCATGGCGCAACGGCCGACCACTGAACCGCGTGCTCGACCTCTGTACCGGTGGCGGCTGTATTGCCATTGCGAGCGCTCATTACCTCCCGGAGGCGTTGGTGGACGGGGTCGATCTGTCCGATGCCGCACTGGGCCTCGCCCAGGAAAACGCCGATCGCCTGTTGGTCGCCGATCGTGTGCGCTTGCTCAAGTCGGATTTGTTCAACGAACTGACTGGCGAGACGTACGACCTGATCGTCACCAACCCACCGTACGTCACGCGCGCAGAAGTTGAAGCCTTGCCAGACGAATACCGGCATGAGCCGGAGAGCGGTTTGATTGCGGGTGAGGACGGACTCGATCTGGCCCTGCGAATCCTGCGCGATGCGCCGAATTTTCTGAACGACGACGGGTTTCTCATTTGCGAAGTTGGTGAATCCGAGCGCGCGCTGGTCAATCTGTTCCCGCAGGTGCCCTTCATTTGGATTGAATTCAAGGTTGGGCAAATGGGCATCTTCCTGCTTGAGAAAGTAGACCTGCTGACTTGGCACAACGAATTCGCCGTGGTCGCCAAGGAGCGCGGTCTGTGAGTGTGAACCGCTTCGGCAAGATTCTGTCAGTGAGCACCTTTGGCGAAAGCCACGGGCCGGCCATTGGCTGTGTGATCGATGGCGTGCCGCCTGGCATTGCCATTGCGCCGGAGCAGTTCCGCCACGACTTGGATCGCCGCGCCACGGGTAAATCCCGGCACACGTCGCAGCGTCACGAAACGGACGAGATCGAGATTCTGTCCGGGGTCTATCAAGGTAAGACCACGGGCACGGCGCTCGCGTTGCTCATCCGCAACACCGATGCGCGCAGCAAAGACTACGCCGACATCGATGCGCAGTTTCGTCCCGGCCATGCCGACTACACGTATTGGCAGAAGTACGGGATTCGCGATCCAAATGGCGGCGGCCGCTCCAGCGCTCGCGAGACTACGATGCGCGTGGCTGCAGGCGTGATTGCCAAAGCCTGGCTCGCGCAGC
It contains:
- a CDS encoding polysaccharide biosynthesis/export family protein encodes the protein MFVRWIAHYCLIGFLWVAGAAFAAAPGNATRDLDAFADYRLGPGDTVLVEVFGEPDLTVTTKIPQNGRLSYPFLGAIPATGMTPKQLETIIRDGLAGDYLVDPKVTVTVSEYRPVFVNGQVKTPGSFPFQPGLTVRKAVSLAGGLTERASDKRISLIAEGDTQKRQVAMDALVSPGDIVTVEESFF
- a CDS encoding outer membrane beta-barrel protein, which encodes MKRLLLTTLISALSGHALAVGDGFDLGPMRVMPTVGLSVGYDSNVALTSHDEIDSLVTRLSPGVRLQSGDARNRFTGTASMDFGWYDSSSQDDYIDYGLSGEWLYNPVVRHAFSVDAGWRRGHDARGTAAREGNLALLPLNPDEYDNSTVGARYRFGAPGARGRLEFEARQTFVDYQNNREYTRFRDRDDFLLGGAFYWRLAPKTSALVRLDQIEADYDDATLDNTERHQYVGVEFDATAKTSGTILVGQVQKDFDDPARDDFSGLSWRAGVSYKPRTYSVIELSTGRETDETNGYGDYILREDIALAWSHQWSERWSTQIDIGNANEEYRGLGLQPDRQGRSDDSNYYGVAGQYQISPWLRFGAGFKSYDRNSDIPELNYQRQTLLFSLEASL
- the asd gene encoding archaetidylserine decarboxylase (Phosphatidylserine decarboxylase is synthesized as a single chain precursor. Generation of the pyruvoyl active site from a Ser is coupled to cleavage of a Gly-Ser bond between the larger (beta) and smaller (alpha chains). It is an integral membrane protein.), which translates into the protein MSLLVRVSYLLPHRFLSRLALYAARWRFRPFKNAMIRFIATRFGVDWTEAEITDIEQFEHFNAFFTRALKPGVRPAGAAPVLMPADGKVSKAGPVTAGRILQAKGVDYSLAELLADHSFASAFEGGCFITVYLSPRDYHRVHMPAAGKLIETRHVPGRLFSVSPSAVNTVPALFARNERLVCRFDTEFGPMAVVMVGALLVSGVSTVFGGDEIPPYANRVRVRDYRGQDVRLDKLAEMGRFNYGSTVIVVLPKGFQMLATEVDQPVRLGQDLAAAVGTIGSA
- a CDS encoding SCO family protein, translating into MSRLPKLIVLVAVLAAVLGFLLSRQQSATTPPPTPTSLVLFGKANPLPEFSLERAQGGAFTKQDLQGKLTLMFFGFTHCPDVCPTTLATMREIETRLQDDPALDRIQMVFVSIDPDRDTANVLAEYTKFFSERVVPLRGSDEALAGLTKSLGVVYFREKKPNGDIQVDHSTKISLIDPEARMVGEIKPPHDGARIANDLKALVSP
- the prmB gene encoding 50S ribosomal protein L3 N(5)-glutamine methyltransferase — encoded protein: MTAELASILDFIRYGASRFAAAGLTFGHGYDNALDEATQLVLHALHLPHDLNPVYGQARLVAAEKAAVLALFERRINERKPACYLTGEAWFAALSFKCDERALVPRSPIAELIEAGFEPWRNGRPLNRVLDLCTGGGCIAIASAHYLPEALVDGVDLSDAALGLAQENADRLLVADRVRLLKSDLFNELTGETYDLIVTNPPYVTRAEVEALPDEYRHEPESGLIAGEDGLDLALRILRDAPNFLNDDGFLICEVGESERALVNLFPQVPFIWIEFKVGQMGIFLLEKVDLLTWHNEFAVVAKERGL